In Achromobacter xylosoxidans A8, a single window of DNA contains:
- a CDS encoding branched-chain amino acid ABC transporter permease, with protein MELFIQLVINGLLLGGAYTIISLGLTLIFGVVRVVNFAHGEFLMIGMYMVYLIAAQFGVHPYAGLVPVAVILFALGALTQKGIIQPLLNADQHIQIFATVGVSTILLNLALVIFGANVYRAPVELGTNAIDIGPYSMVTGQLITFVIGLSLAVLLHLFMHRTYLGRALRAVAQHRYAATLMGVNVNNVYAIAFGLGTAFVGIAAGLLAPQYPVFPTVGTYFVLTAFVIVVLGGLGSLYGAVAGSMIIGIVDTLAGFYIAPDLKEVVYFGIFLLILVLRPNGLFGVGTE; from the coding sequence ATGGAACTATTCATTCAACTGGTCATCAACGGCCTGTTGCTGGGCGGCGCGTATACCATCATCAGCCTGGGGCTGACGCTGATCTTCGGCGTGGTGCGCGTGGTGAACTTCGCGCATGGCGAATTCCTGATGATAGGCATGTACATGGTCTATCTGATCGCGGCGCAATTCGGCGTGCATCCCTATGCCGGCCTGGTGCCGGTGGCAGTCATCCTGTTCGCGCTGGGCGCGCTGACGCAGAAGGGCATCATCCAGCCGCTGCTCAACGCCGACCAGCACATCCAGATCTTCGCCACGGTGGGCGTATCCACCATTCTCCTGAACCTGGCCCTGGTGATCTTCGGCGCCAACGTCTACCGCGCGCCGGTGGAACTGGGCACCAACGCCATCGACATCGGCCCCTATTCGATGGTGACCGGACAGCTGATTACCTTCGTGATCGGCCTGAGCCTGGCGGTGCTGCTACACCTGTTCATGCACCGCACCTATCTGGGCCGCGCGCTGCGGGCGGTGGCGCAACACCGCTACGCCGCCACCCTGATGGGCGTGAACGTCAACAACGTCTACGCCATCGCCTTCGGCCTGGGCACGGCCTTCGTCGGCATCGCCGCCGGCCTGCTGGCGCCGCAGTATCCGGTGTTTCCCACCGTGGGTACGTACTTCGTGCTGACGGCGTTCGTGATCGTCGTCCTGGGCGGCCTGGGCAGCCTGTACGGCGCCGTGGCCGGCTCCATGATCATCGGCATCGTCGACACGCTGGCCGGCTTCTACATCGCCCCCGACCTGAAAGAGGTCGTGTATTTCGGGATCTTCCTCTTGATCCTGGTGCTGCGTCCGAACGGCCTGTTCGGCGTCGGCACAGAGTGA
- a CDS encoding 3-hydroxyacyl-CoA dehydrogenase: MGAASNAHCAAIVGTGLIGQGWAIVFARMGWEVRLYDVNAAMLAEARGLILQQLRELETQGLLKDAEAIGGRVHVANSLADALKGARYIQENSPENVEIKRALFTQLDAAAEPDAIIGSSTSSIPASEFTGHLPGRHRCLVAHPVNPPYLIPVVELCPAPWTSPEAVAAARAIMTGIGQKPVLVRREIEGFILNRLQGALLHEAFRLASAGIASAEDIDTTVKDGLGLRWSFMGPFETIDLNAPGGIADYCARYGGLYQSIGGTQGEPVAWDGALVDALSDERRGLLPREDLAKRRFWRDEKLMRLMRHKQDNGDNNG, from the coding sequence ATGGGCGCCGCGTCCAATGCGCACTGCGCCGCCATCGTCGGCACCGGATTGATAGGCCAGGGCTGGGCTATCGTGTTTGCCCGCATGGGTTGGGAAGTGCGCCTGTACGACGTCAACGCCGCCATGCTGGCCGAGGCGCGAGGCCTGATCCTGCAGCAGCTGCGGGAACTTGAAACCCAGGGTTTGCTCAAGGACGCCGAGGCCATCGGTGGCCGCGTCCATGTGGCAAACAGCCTGGCGGATGCCTTGAAGGGCGCCCGCTACATCCAGGAAAACTCGCCGGAAAACGTCGAGATCAAGCGGGCGTTGTTCACGCAACTGGACGCCGCGGCCGAACCCGACGCCATCATCGGCAGTTCCACATCCAGCATTCCCGCCAGCGAATTCACCGGACACCTGCCCGGACGGCACCGTTGCCTGGTGGCGCATCCCGTGAATCCGCCCTACCTGATCCCGGTGGTGGAACTGTGTCCCGCGCCCTGGACCAGCCCCGAGGCCGTGGCTGCTGCCCGCGCCATCATGACGGGCATCGGCCAGAAGCCCGTGCTGGTGCGCCGCGAAATCGAAGGCTTCATTCTCAACCGCCTGCAGGGCGCGTTGCTGCACGAGGCGTTCCGCCTGGCCAGCGCCGGCATCGCCAGCGCCGAGGATATCGACACCACGGTGAAGGACGGCCTGGGCCTGCGCTGGTCGTTCATGGGGCCGTTCGAAACCATAGACCTCAACGCGCCCGGCGGCATTGCCGACTATTGCGCACGCTACGGCGGGCTGTACCAGTCCATCGGCGGGACCCAGGGCGAACCCGTCGCCTGGGACGGCGCGCTGGTCGATGCCTTGTCGGACGAGCGCCGCGGTTTGCTGCCGCGGGAAGATCTTGCCAAGCGCCGCTTCTGGCGCGACGAAAAACTGATGCGCCTCATGCGCCACAAACAGGACAACGGAGACAACAATGGCTAA
- a CDS encoding thiopurine S-methyltransferase — MDAEFWLERWREGRTHFHQSRVTPLLQKYWPTLGVPKDGRVLVPLCGKSLDMVWIAAQGHSVLGVELSQLAVEQFFEENELKPLTHVSVYGKHYVAGSIEIICGDIFKLDAQLLSHCVGAYDRAALVALPEAMRADYVRHVYGNLSPACQGLLITLDYPQEEMSGPPFSVVDSEVQAIFAGVSPARIIDRRDILEKEPKFLAAGVSRLDTVVYHLGTQE; from the coding sequence ATGGACGCGGAATTCTGGCTTGAGCGCTGGCGCGAAGGGCGCACGCATTTTCATCAATCGCGGGTGACCCCGCTGCTGCAGAAGTACTGGCCTACGCTGGGCGTGCCCAAGGACGGCCGCGTACTGGTGCCGCTTTGCGGCAAGTCGCTGGACATGGTGTGGATCGCGGCGCAGGGGCATTCCGTGCTGGGCGTCGAGCTGTCGCAGCTCGCAGTGGAGCAGTTCTTCGAAGAGAACGAACTCAAGCCGCTGACGCACGTGTCCGTCTATGGCAAGCATTACGTGGCGGGCAGCATCGAGATTATCTGCGGCGATATCTTCAAGCTGGACGCGCAGCTGCTGTCGCATTGCGTCGGCGCCTATGACCGCGCCGCGCTGGTGGCGTTGCCCGAAGCCATGCGCGCGGACTACGTGCGCCACGTCTACGGCAATCTGTCGCCCGCCTGCCAGGGCCTGCTGATCACGCTGGACTATCCTCAAGAGGAAATGTCGGGGCCGCCGTTCTCGGTGGTGGACAGCGAAGTGCAGGCGATCTTTGCAGGCGTGTCGCCGGCCAGGATCATCGACCGCCGCGACATCCTGGAAAAGGAACCCAAGTTCCTGGCCGCCGGCGTGAGCCGGCTGGACACGGTGGTCTACCACCTGGGCACGCAGGAATGA
- a CDS encoding SDR family oxidoreductase has product MFEEVDFAGKRVLITAGADGLGLEMAKVFRHAGASVFVCDVNQERLAALPAELPGVHAALADVSDEDSVSALFNQVRAQLGGLDILVNNAGVAGPTGYVETLSKADWDRTLAVNITGQFLCARQAIPLLKESKAGVMINLSSAAGHLGFAGRSVYSASKWAVIGFTKSLAIELGPHGIRVNAILPGAVEGPRIRAVIAAKADTLGRPVEEIAAQYENQAALGRMVTARDIANMVLFNASEAARSVSGQAIVVDGFTQKLY; this is encoded by the coding sequence ATGTTCGAGGAAGTGGATTTCGCCGGGAAAAGGGTGCTTATCACCGCCGGCGCGGACGGGCTGGGCCTGGAAATGGCGAAGGTGTTCCGCCATGCCGGCGCCTCCGTATTCGTATGCGACGTGAACCAGGAGCGCCTGGCCGCGCTGCCGGCCGAATTGCCTGGCGTGCATGCGGCCCTGGCCGACGTTTCGGACGAAGACAGCGTCAGCGCGCTGTTCAACCAGGTCCGCGCCCAGTTGGGCGGCCTGGACATCCTGGTCAACAACGCGGGCGTGGCCGGTCCCACCGGCTATGTCGAAACCCTGTCCAAGGCCGACTGGGACCGCACGCTGGCCGTGAACATCACCGGACAGTTCCTGTGCGCGCGCCAGGCCATCCCCTTGCTCAAGGAATCCAAGGCCGGCGTCATGATCAACCTGTCGTCCGCGGCCGGGCATCTGGGTTTTGCCGGACGTTCGGTCTATTCGGCATCGAAGTGGGCGGTGATAGGCTTCACCAAGTCCCTGGCCATCGAGCTGGGGCCGCATGGCATCCGCGTCAACGCGATCCTGCCGGGCGCGGTCGAAGGGCCGCGCATCCGCGCCGTCATCGCGGCCAAGGCGGATACGCTGGGCCGGCCGGTGGAGGAGATCGCCGCACAGTACGAGAACCAGGCGGCCCTGGGCCGCATGGTCACCGCTCGCGATATCGCCAACATGGTGCTGTTCAACGCCAGCGAGGCCGCCCGCAGCGTCTCGGGGCAGGCCATCGTGGTGGACGGTTTCACGCAGAAGCTTTACTGA
- a CDS encoding SDR family oxidoreductase, which produces MSGRFQDQVAIVTGAVGGIGSAIVEGFLAEGGRVGLIDFNSQGGQAYEKELRKRGHEVCFVHADVARFEECQAAYERISRELGAATILVNNVGISPKTDGRALKVWEMPPREWENVVAVNLNSVFYMTHLATPHMVRERQGRVINMSSVAGRAYCDIVAAHYAATKAGLIGLTRHWAAELGEHEVTVNALAPGRISTPLLKSVPKEINDAVAQVTALRRLGTPEEVADACLFFASDQARFVTGQVLDVAGGWLMT; this is translated from the coding sequence ATGAGCGGGCGCTTCCAGGATCAGGTCGCCATCGTCACCGGCGCCGTCGGCGGCATAGGCTCGGCCATCGTCGAGGGCTTCCTGGCCGAGGGCGGCCGCGTGGGGCTGATCGACTTCAATTCGCAGGGCGGCCAGGCCTACGAGAAGGAACTGCGCAAGCGCGGCCATGAAGTGTGCTTCGTGCACGCCGACGTGGCGCGTTTCGAGGAATGCCAGGCGGCCTATGAGCGCATCAGCCGCGAGCTGGGCGCCGCCACCATTCTGGTCAACAACGTCGGCATTTCGCCCAAGACGGACGGGCGCGCGCTGAAGGTCTGGGAGATGCCGCCGCGGGAATGGGAGAACGTGGTCGCCGTCAACCTGAACAGCGTGTTCTACATGACGCACCTGGCCACGCCGCACATGGTGCGCGAGCGCCAAGGGCGCGTGATCAACATGTCTTCGGTAGCCGGCCGGGCTTACTGCGACATCGTGGCGGCGCACTATGCGGCCACCAAGGCCGGCCTGATCGGCCTGACGCGCCACTGGGCCGCCGAACTGGGCGAACACGAGGTCACGGTCAATGCGCTGGCGCCCGGACGCATCAGCACGCCTCTGCTGAAATCCGTACCCAAGGAAATCAATGACGCCGTGGCTCAGGTGACCGCGCTGCGCCGCCTGGGCACGCCGGAGGAAGTGGCGGATGCCTGCCTGTTCTTCGCGTCGGACCAGGCCCGCTTCGTCACCGGTCAGGTGCTGGACGTAGCCGGCGGCTGGCTGATGACTTGA
- a CDS encoding NAD(P)H-quinone oxidoreductase codes for MSLRCTYIDHGQGGAPDCMRLAERDMEAPAGRQVLIEVAYAGVNRPDVLQRSGSYPPPPGASPHLGLEVSGTVIATGPEASLWKVGDQVCALTPGGGYAQYCLADERHCLPVPRGLDLLTAAAIPENYFTVWTNVFDRARLAAGERFLVHGGSSGIGLTAIQLARAFGAEVWTTVGNQEKAEACLAAGAHHAVLYREADFEAEVRQGSGGPGVDVILDMVGGAYINKNLRLLAVNGRLVQIAFLEGSKAEIDAMPIMIKRLQFTGSTLRPRSDEDKGAIAQALADKVLPLMEQGQCLPRIHQVFPLAEAAQAHALMESSKHIGKIMLKVGA; via the coding sequence ATGTCTTTACGCTGCACATACATCGACCACGGCCAGGGCGGCGCGCCCGATTGCATGCGCCTGGCCGAACGCGACATGGAAGCGCCCGCCGGTCGGCAGGTGCTGATCGAGGTCGCCTACGCCGGGGTCAATCGCCCCGACGTGCTGCAACGCTCCGGCTCCTACCCGCCGCCGCCGGGCGCCTCGCCCCATCTGGGGCTGGAGGTATCCGGCACCGTCATCGCCACCGGCCCCGAGGCCAGCCTCTGGAAGGTTGGCGACCAGGTCTGCGCGCTGACGCCGGGCGGAGGCTATGCCCAGTACTGCCTGGCTGACGAGCGCCATTGCCTGCCGGTGCCGCGCGGCCTGGACCTGCTGACGGCCGCCGCCATCCCCGAAAACTACTTCACGGTGTGGACCAATGTGTTCGACCGCGCCCGCCTGGCGGCCGGCGAGCGCTTCTTGGTGCACGGCGGATCCAGCGGCATCGGCCTGACCGCGATCCAGCTGGCCCGCGCCTTCGGCGCCGAGGTCTGGACCACCGTGGGCAACCAGGAAAAGGCCGAGGCCTGCCTGGCCGCCGGCGCGCATCACGCCGTGCTGTACCGCGAGGCCGACTTCGAGGCCGAGGTACGCCAGGGCAGCGGCGGTCCGGGGGTGGACGTGATCCTGGACATGGTGGGCGGCGCCTACATCAACAAGAACCTGCGGCTGCTGGCGGTCAACGGCCGGCTGGTGCAGATCGCCTTCCTGGAGGGCAGCAAGGCCGAGATCGATGCCATGCCCATCATGATCAAGCGGCTGCAGTTCACCGGATCCACCCTGCGCCCCCGCTCCGACGAAGACAAGGGCGCGATCGCCCAAGCGCTGGCGGATAAGGTGCTGCCGCTGATGGAGCAAGGGCAATGCCTGCCGCGCATCCACCAGGTGTTCCCGTTGGCCGAAGCGGCCCAGGCGCACGCGCTGATGGAAAGCAGCAAGCACATCGGCAAGATCATGCTGAAGGTGGGCGCATGA
- a CDS encoding ABC transporter substrate-binding protein translates to MFKFNKIALALGVCGALASGTAAADMKVGALFPFSGALALLGQESYRGLELAVNEINAAGGVNGEKIEIIKADAVDPTQAVSETKRLISSNVVGVFGSYASGISYAASPVTELAGVPYFELGATAHKITTRGYKYLFRSNPNTALYGVSVVNALHDTIAPGMGLNPKDIKIGIIHEDGPYGTDVAATEKKRAQELGYTVAEVLPYSAKTVDLSSLILRLKGAKVDVVLQTAYQNDAILFFSQARAAGFKPKVVIGAGGGYSLADTAKAVGADMNGVFDLDFPQSSINPAGAPGLDKFLEAYKATYKSDPQSGHSLTNYVGAKAFFEAIGNAKSTDKDKIRAAVLAYKKPAGQTANGWAFDFGEDGQNNASTFYVMQWQDGKLVTIAPSNLALGKPVFKK, encoded by the coding sequence GTGTTCAAGTTCAACAAAATTGCTTTGGCGCTGGGCGTGTGCGGCGCGCTGGCAAGCGGCACCGCAGCGGCCGACATGAAGGTAGGCGCCCTCTTCCCGTTCAGCGGCGCGCTCGCGCTCCTGGGACAAGAGAGCTATCGCGGCCTGGAACTGGCCGTCAATGAGATCAACGCCGCCGGCGGGGTCAACGGCGAAAAGATCGAAATCATCAAGGCCGACGCCGTCGACCCGACCCAGGCCGTGTCGGAAACCAAGCGCCTGATTTCCTCCAACGTGGTCGGCGTGTTCGGCAGCTACGCTTCGGGCATTTCCTACGCGGCCTCGCCCGTCACCGAGCTGGCCGGCGTGCCCTACTTCGAGCTGGGCGCCACCGCGCACAAGATCACCACGCGCGGCTACAAGTACCTGTTCCGCAGCAACCCCAACACCGCGCTGTATGGCGTGTCGGTGGTCAATGCGCTGCACGACACCATCGCGCCGGGCATGGGGCTGAACCCCAAGGACATCAAGATCGGCATCATCCACGAGGACGGCCCCTACGGCACCGACGTGGCCGCCACCGAGAAGAAGCGCGCGCAGGAGCTGGGCTATACGGTGGCGGAAGTGCTGCCGTATTCGGCCAAGACTGTGGACCTGTCCTCGCTCATCCTGCGCCTGAAGGGCGCCAAGGTCGACGTGGTGTTGCAGACGGCCTACCAGAACGACGCCATCCTGTTCTTCAGCCAGGCGCGCGCCGCGGGCTTCAAGCCCAAGGTCGTGATCGGCGCGGGCGGCGGCTATTCGCTGGCCGACACGGCCAAGGCCGTGGGCGCCGACATGAACGGCGTGTTCGACCTGGACTTCCCCCAGTCGTCCATCAATCCGGCGGGCGCGCCCGGCCTGGACAAGTTCCTGGAAGCCTACAAGGCCACCTACAAGAGCGATCCGCAGTCCGGCCACAGCCTGACCAACTATGTCGGCGCCAAGGCCTTCTTCGAAGCCATCGGCAACGCCAAGTCCACGGATAAGGACAAGATCCGCGCGGCGGTCCTGGCCTACAAGAAGCCGGCCGGCCAGACCGCCAACGGCTGGGCCTTCGACTTCGGCGAAGACGGCCAGAACAATGCATCCACGTTCTACGTGATGCAGTGGCAGGACGGCAAGCTCGTCACCATCGCGCCCAGCAACCTCGCACTCGGCAAGCCGGTCTTCAAGAAATAA
- a CDS encoding ABC transporter ATP-binding protein, producing MLKVSNLSSGYGKSQVLNGLNFEVQAGEIVTLIGANGAGKTTTLKTLCGVIGAMEGKVEFEGVDLTNRKPYDIVDAGITMIPEGRQLFPHFTVRDNLLMGSYKRAARPIVQRKLDEVLGIFPRVKERLNQYAGSLSGGEQQMVAIARGMMADPKLLVFDEPSLGLSPLLVQQMFDIIRGVTAHGVTVLLVEQNVFRTLRLADRGYVLENGAIVRTGTGAELLSDPHVKKAYLGH from the coding sequence ATGCTTAAGGTTTCGAATCTGTCCTCGGGCTACGGCAAGAGCCAGGTCCTGAACGGCCTGAACTTCGAGGTCCAAGCCGGCGAGATCGTCACGCTGATCGGCGCCAACGGCGCGGGCAAGACCACCACCTTGAAGACGCTTTGCGGCGTCATCGGCGCGATGGAAGGCAAGGTCGAATTCGAAGGCGTGGACCTGACCAACCGCAAGCCCTACGACATCGTGGACGCCGGCATCACCATGATTCCCGAAGGCCGCCAGCTGTTCCCGCACTTCACGGTGCGCGACAACCTGCTGATGGGTTCATACAAGCGCGCCGCCCGCCCCATCGTGCAGCGCAAGCTGGACGAAGTGCTGGGCATTTTTCCGCGGGTGAAGGAACGACTGAACCAATACGCCGGATCGCTCTCCGGCGGCGAACAGCAGATGGTGGCGATCGCGCGCGGCATGATGGCCGATCCCAAGCTGCTGGTGTTCGACGAGCCCTCGCTGGGCCTGTCGCCGCTGCTGGTGCAGCAGATGTTCGACATCATCCGCGGCGTCACCGCCCACGGCGTGACCGTGCTGCTGGTGGAGCAGAACGTGTTCCGCACGCTGCGGCTGGCGGACCGCGGCTACGTGCTGGAGAACGGCGCCATCGTGCGCACCGGCACCGGCGCGGAACTGCTGAGCGACCCGCATGTGAAGAAGGCCTATCTGGGCCACTGA
- a CDS encoding ABC transporter permease subunit, with product MFPDIRHPKTYVSLILLISMFLVPVVMGTPFWTNLFVLLFVFSALSVAWNIVGGYAGQLSLGHAVFYGIGGYTATLLTQNFGISPWFGMLAGAVISGAVAILISYPTLRLRGPFFALATIAILEVVRLLVIHEESWTGGSSGISLPLNIGWTWIVFREKVNYVIIAFGLFLLVTWASWYIRKSRIGHYLIAIREREDAALAVGIHTVRMKIIAAVVSAMLTSIIGTFHITYLTFVDPSSAFSLELSIQVAMFALIGGLGTVAGPIAGTFLVLPIAELARGWLSSVGNGMHGLIYGLILVAVVLTIPRGLAGAFGPTIERWLSRLPYLGTPRAKLKLADELRLRSAERTDQPVLKAEKLFKSFGGLRATNDVSLTLNQNEILGMIGPNGAGKTTVFNLLSGFLSPDKGGISMLDAHGKWVTCKTPDEFAHQGLGRTFQIAKPFTGLTVLENIMLGAFIRTSNRDEAEQIAMKVAEQTDLVKSLDIEARNLTVGGMKRLEVARALAIKPRILLLDEVMAGLNPTDIEKSIQMIRRIRDSGVSVLLIEHMMQATMALSDRIIVLNEGAVLVSGAPKDVVENPAVIEAYLGKEYQDA from the coding sequence GTGTTTCCCGATATTCGACACCCCAAGACCTACGTCAGCCTGATCCTGCTGATCTCGATGTTCCTGGTGCCCGTGGTCATGGGCACGCCTTTCTGGACCAATCTGTTCGTGCTGCTGTTCGTGTTCTCGGCCCTGTCGGTGGCCTGGAACATCGTCGGCGGCTACGCCGGCCAACTGTCCCTGGGCCACGCCGTGTTCTACGGCATCGGCGGCTATACCGCCACGCTGCTGACGCAGAACTTCGGCATTTCACCGTGGTTCGGCATGCTGGCGGGCGCGGTCATCTCGGGCGCGGTGGCCATCCTGATCAGCTACCCCACCCTGCGGCTGCGAGGCCCGTTCTTCGCGCTGGCCACCATCGCCATCCTGGAAGTGGTGCGCCTCCTGGTCATCCACGAAGAAAGCTGGACCGGCGGCTCCAGCGGCATCAGCCTGCCGTTGAACATAGGCTGGACCTGGATCGTGTTCCGCGAGAAGGTCAATTACGTGATCATCGCCTTCGGCCTGTTCCTGCTGGTGACCTGGGCATCCTGGTACATCCGCAAATCGCGCATCGGCCACTACCTGATCGCGATCCGCGAACGCGAGGACGCTGCGCTGGCGGTGGGCATCCATACCGTGCGCATGAAGATCATCGCCGCGGTCGTGTCCGCCATGCTGACCAGCATCATCGGCACCTTCCACATCACCTACCTGACCTTCGTCGATCCCAGTTCGGCGTTTTCGCTGGAATTGTCGATTCAGGTAGCCATGTTCGCCCTGATCGGCGGCCTGGGCACGGTGGCCGGCCCCATCGCCGGCACCTTCCTCGTGCTGCCCATCGCCGAACTGGCGCGCGGCTGGCTCAGCAGCGTGGGCAACGGCATGCACGGACTGATCTACGGCCTGATCCTGGTGGCGGTAGTGCTGACCATTCCGCGCGGCCTGGCCGGCGCCTTCGGTCCGACCATCGAGCGCTGGCTGTCGCGCCTGCCCTATCTGGGCACGCCGCGCGCCAAGCTCAAGCTGGCCGATGAACTGCGCCTGCGCAGCGCCGAACGCACCGATCAGCCGGTGCTGAAAGCCGAAAAACTGTTCAAGAGCTTCGGCGGCCTGCGCGCCACCAACGACGTGTCGCTGACGCTGAACCAGAACGAGATCCTGGGCATGATAGGCCCGAACGGCGCGGGCAAGACCACGGTGTTCAACCTGCTGTCGGGCTTCCTGTCGCCAGACAAGGGCGGCATCAGCATGCTGGACGCGCACGGCAAGTGGGTCACCTGCAAGACGCCCGACGAGTTCGCGCACCAGGGACTGGGCCGCACCTTCCAGATCGCCAAGCCCTTCACCGGCCTGACCGTACTCGAGAACATCATGCTGGGCGCCTTCATCCGGACCTCGAACCGCGATGAGGCCGAGCAGATCGCCATGAAGGTGGCCGAGCAGACCGACCTGGTGAAGTCCCTGGACATCGAGGCGCGCAACCTGACCGTGGGCGGCATGAAGCGCCTGGAGGTCGCCCGCGCGTTGGCGATCAAGCCGCGCATCCTGCTGCTGGACGAGGTGATGGCGGGCCTGAATCCGACCGACATCGAGAAGTCGATCCAGATGATCCGGCGCATCCGCGATTCGGGCGTGTCGGTACTGCTGATCGAACACATGATGCAGGCCACCATGGCGCTGTCCGACCGCATCATCGTGCTGAACGAAGGCGCGGTGCTGGTCAGCGGCGCGCCCAAGGACGTGGTCGAGAATCCGGCCGTCATCGAAGCCTATTTGGGCAAGGAGTACCAGGATGCTTAA